The proteins below are encoded in one region of Pseudonocardia sp. DSM 110487:
- the rsmG gene encoding 16S rRNA (guanine(527)-N(7))-methyltransferase RsmG, producing MPESGAPDTGAPDPGSAEADRDSAIFGERLPLARRYAEHLATSGVERGLVGPREVDRVWERHVLNCAVVAALVPDGARVVDVGSGAGLPGIPLALALPDARIVLVEPLARRVGWLREVIADLGVAVEVERGRAEEDVVRRRWEGADVVTSRAVAPLARLAGWCLPLLRPGGHMLAIKGAAAADEVERDTAAVRRLGGGVPRIERCGSGIIDPPSTVVVVEREAGAPVRTARRRGRA from the coding sequence GTGCCTGAATCAGGCGCGCCCGACACAGGCGCGCCCGATCCAGGCTCTGCGGAAGCGGACCGCGACAGCGCGATCTTCGGCGAGCGCCTCCCGCTCGCCCGGCGCTACGCCGAGCATCTCGCCACATCCGGCGTCGAGCGCGGGCTCGTCGGCCCGCGCGAGGTGGATCGGGTGTGGGAACGGCACGTGCTGAACTGCGCGGTCGTCGCGGCGCTGGTGCCGGATGGCGCGCGTGTCGTGGATGTGGGTTCGGGAGCGGGCCTTCCCGGGATACCGTTGGCACTGGCCCTGCCGGATGCCCGCATCGTCCTCGTGGAGCCGCTCGCTCGTCGAGTCGGGTGGTTGCGAGAGGTGATCGCCGATCTCGGCGTGGCGGTCGAGGTGGAGCGGGGCCGGGCCGAGGAAGATGTCGTGCGGCGGCGATGGGAGGGGGCCGACGTGGTGACCTCTCGTGCCGTCGCGCCGCTGGCCCGCCTTGCCGGCTGGTGCCTGCCGCTGCTCCGGCCCGGTGGGCACATGCTCGCGATCAAAGGCGCCGCCGCGGCGGACGAGGTGGAGCGGGACACGGCCGCCGTGCGACGGCTCGGCGGTGGGGTCCCCCGGATCGAACGGTGCGGGTCAGGGATCATCGATCCTCCCAGCACGGTGGTCGTCGTCGAGCGGGAAGCCGGTGCCCCGGTCCGTACGGCGCGCAGGAGAGGGCGGGCGTGA
- a CDS encoding R3H domain-containing nucleic acid-binding protein, producing MREGDIAADYLEELLDILDYDGDLEMNVEAGRAIVSIDGGDDLEKLVGERGAVLEALQELTRLAVQQASGNRSRLMLDIAGWRKTRRDELTALGTRTAKEVLESGESVRLRPMTPFERKVVHDAVAKVKGVVSESEGEEPRRQVVISRSA from the coding sequence ATGCGTGAGGGCGACATCGCGGCCGACTACCTCGAGGAACTGCTGGACATCCTGGACTACGACGGCGACCTCGAGATGAACGTCGAGGCGGGTCGGGCGATCGTCAGCATCGACGGTGGCGACGACCTGGAAAAGCTCGTCGGAGAACGGGGCGCGGTGCTGGAGGCGTTGCAGGAGCTCACCCGGCTCGCTGTGCAGCAGGCGTCGGGCAACCGCAGCCGGTTGATGCTCGACATCGCGGGCTGGCGGAAGACACGCCGCGACGAGCTCACCGCGCTGGGCACGCGCACGGCCAAGGAGGTGCTCGAGAGCGGCGAGTCGGTGCGTCTTCGCCCGATGACTCCGTTCGAGCGCAAGGTCGTTCACGACGCCGTCGCGAAGGTCAAGGGCGTGGTGAGCGAGAGCGAGGGCGAGGAGCCGCGCCGGCAGGTCGTCATCTCCCGCAGTGCCTGA
- a CDS encoding ParA family protein — protein sequence MSPDHVSRETPGWTPIAEEAARAARVLHPDRYQMPRPSHRRVLTVANQKGGVGKTTSTVNLAAALAMHGIRVLVIDLDPQGNASTALGVEHRLGTPSVYEALLGEIRLAEAAAESTASPNLLCIPATIDLAGAEIELVSMVARENRLRQALSSEALDELGVDYVFVDCPPSLGLLTVNALVAAHEVLIPIQCEYYALEGLGQLLSNIDLVRAHLNTSLDVSTILLTMYDGRTKLADQVTNEVREHFGSTVLRTVIPRSVKVSEAPGYSQTVLAYDPGSRGAMSYVDAAREIAERGAEMPVPPDRDGR from the coding sequence ATCTCCCCTGACCATGTTTCACGTGAAACACCCGGGTGGACTCCGATCGCGGAGGAAGCCGCGCGGGCGGCGCGCGTGCTGCACCCGGACCGTTACCAGATGCCCCGCCCGTCCCATCGGCGAGTGCTGACCGTCGCCAACCAGAAGGGCGGCGTCGGGAAGACCACCAGCACGGTCAACCTTGCGGCCGCGCTGGCGATGCACGGCATCCGGGTGCTCGTGATCGACCTCGACCCGCAGGGCAACGCCAGCACCGCCCTCGGCGTGGAGCACCGACTGGGCACGCCGTCGGTGTACGAGGCACTGCTGGGTGAGATCCGGCTGGCGGAGGCGGCCGCCGAGAGCACGGCGTCGCCGAACCTGCTGTGCATCCCGGCCACGATCGACCTGGCCGGCGCGGAGATCGAGCTCGTCAGCATGGTGGCCCGGGAGAACCGGCTCCGGCAGGCTCTTTCCTCAGAGGCGCTCGACGAGCTCGGTGTGGATTACGTCTTCGTCGACTGCCCGCCGTCGCTGGGGCTGCTCACCGTCAACGCGCTCGTCGCGGCCCACGAGGTGCTGATTCCGATCCAATGCGAGTACTACGCGCTGGAGGGCCTCGGCCAGCTGCTGAGCAACATCGATCTCGTGCGTGCTCACCTCAACACGAGCCTGGACGTCTCGACGATTCTGCTCACGATGTACGACGGACGCACGAAGCTGGCCGACCAGGTCACCAATGAGGTCCGCGAACACTTCGGCTCGACGGTGCTGCGCACCGTGATCCCGCGCAGCGTGAAGGTCTCTGAAGCCCCCGGCTACAGCCAGACCGTGCTGGCCTACGATCCGGGCTCACGCGGCGCGATGAGCTATGTCGACGCGGCCCGCGAGATCGCCGAACGTGGTGCGGAGATGCCCGTACCGCCTGACCGAGACGGGCGGTAA